The Chrysoperla carnea chromosome X, inChrCarn1.1, whole genome shotgun sequence genome includes a region encoding these proteins:
- the LOC123302728 gene encoding band 4.1-like protein 4 isoform X1, with amino-acid sequence MRDYFCFLCPTVRVINCSVFFLDDHTCEFPMEDNNTGQMLLEEVFHHLNLMETAYFGLRYLDSRNQTHWLDPTKTLHKQLNWNTSTSNRNTDTVPTYVLYFGVKFYAVDPCKLIEEITRYQFFLQVKQDVLQGRLPVSFEMAAELGGYIVQSELGDYDPQQLAPGYLSEFRFLHSQTVELENRIAEYHKANVGMPPSMAELNYLEKVKWLELYGVDLHAVLGEDNVDYFLGLTPSGIVVLRNTAIVGNYYWPRITKIHFTGCYFMLRVADKNNDESTYGFETPSKAACKHLWKCCLEHHAFFRLYQVSPSTAADIFGLGSRFRFSGRTEKQAAQDAKLCVRAPPSFSRTLSHRRNADGTKSERNGDNSQNKEIKLVSIPQPVQISDNPYRSLTNIGTTRSQKSELGGGNDSPRSTRSAPWTQSQQQKGLYGNGGTTQRSPSSLDAIVSTLQRSQQSNIRQRSSSVDSHSSTDSRSMRGVKYRHHQSRAHSDNESELSKSSNRSRRHRHSSGHRRSTGTDMDPSQMSSSKYEDLKLVESKQQWREVQRLKNGRSVQQANIVTNRRSSVVNSCHESESEMSYRQNASRRHRKHRSRSRSPAEAKAPWLSEELKKHVEFDLIDTTGMSQAQLKEIPYTVVKTSHAKQVKLKYGTSNSNKKNLNVQSKSSHMIQNPEYSRNTNGAVPGFNHEHTDSGLGGEQEYEDRWIQSARRYDPTRSSASTTHDVTTSVHNPNPNNINNNPNNAINNCVSNMNMNMSMGMGLDPSIHRSTQSYVGHDDPHRILNTNTNTSSATSSFVSKTSSRLQLGSGIGTGATTSKYNNMLTSASSSAYNQTLLASRGSSVNRDLSVRLFATLEPKHNSASNNSFNHNLLPYIGTNYINQNQNQKIQYVPNNTTSTSNDHGHGSNYLGYGSLGRVFVHRDGPLRLRKNHVV; translated from the exons ATGAGGGACTATTTTTGTTTCCTTTGTCCAACAGTTAGGGTGATTAATTGTTCCGTATTTTTTCTGGACGACCACACATGTGAATTTCCTATGGag GACAATAATACCGGTCAAATGTTATTGGAAGAAgtttttcatcatttaaatttaatggaaaCAGCGTATTTTGGATTACGATACTTGGATTCACGAAACCAAACACATTGGCTAGATCCCACAAAAACgttacataaacaattaaattggaATACATCGACGAGTAATCGTAATACGGATACAGTTCCGACTTATGTACTATATTTTGGTGTGAAATTTTATGCTGTCGATCCATGTAAATTAATCGAAGAAATTACTAG atatcaatttttcttaCAAGTTAAACAAGACGTTTTACAAGGAAGATTACCTGTTTCCTTTGAAATGGCTGCGGAATTGGGTGGTTACATAGTGCAat CGGAATTAGGCGATTACGATCCTCAACAATTAGCACCCGGTTATTTATCAGAATTTCGATTTCTACATAGCCAAACAGTTGAATTAGAAAATCGTATTGCTGAATATCATAAAGCTAATGT AGGAATGCCACCATCTATGGCCGAATTAAATTACCTAGAAAAAGTCAAATGGTTAGAATTATATGGAGTCGATTTACACGCAGTATTA ggTGAAGATaatgttgattattttttgggCCTAACACCGAGCGGTATTGTTGTGTTACGTAATACGGCGATTGTTGGTAATTATTATTGGccaagaattacaaaaattcattttactgGTTGCTATTTTATGTTACGGGTCGCTGataaaaat AACGATGAAAGTACGTATGGATTTGAAACACCATCGAAAGCAGCTTGTAAGCATCTATGGAAATGTTGCTTAGAACATCATGCTTTTTTTCGATTGTATCAAGTTTCACCGAGTACCGCCGCTGATATTTTTGGTTTAGGATCACGATTTCGATTTAG TGGGCGAACGGAAAAACAAGCTGCCCAAGATGCAAAATTATGTGTTCGTGCGCCACCATCGTTTTCTAGAACACTTTCTCATCGACGAAATGCTGATG gTACAAAATCAGAACGAAATGGAGATAATagtcaaaataaagaaattaaattagtttcaaTACCTCAACCGGTTCAAAT aTCGGATAATCCGTATAGATCATTAACAAATATCGGTACAACTAGATCTCAAAAATCTGAGCTTGGTGGTGGAAACGATTCGCCACGGAGTACAAGAAGTGCTCCATGGACTCAATCCCAACAGCAAAAAGGTTTATATGGAAATGGCGGTACCACACAACGGTCACCAAGTTCGTTAGATGCAATTGTTTCGACCTTACAACGATCACAGCAATCGAATATACGACAGCGATCATCCTCGGTGGATAGTCATAGTTCAACGGATTCGAGAAGTATGCGTGGCGTTAAATATCGTCATCATCAAAGTCGTGCACATTCCGATAATGAAAGTGAATTATCAAAGAGTTCGAATCGTTCACGACGACATCGACATTCATCGGGACATCGAAGATCTACAGGCACCGATATGGATCCTTCACAAATGTCTTCCTCCAAGTATGA ggaTTTAAAATTAGTCGAATCGAAACAGCAATGGCGTGAGGTACAAAGATTAAAGAACGGTCGAAGTGTTCAACAAGCGAACATCGTAACAAATCGTCGATCGAGTGTTGTAAATAGTTGTCATGAATCCGAATCAGAAATGTCGTATCGACAGAATGCTTCACGACGTCATCGAAAGCATCGATCCAGATCACGATCACCGGCCGAAGCAAAAGCACCATGGTTAAGTGAAGAATTAAAGAAACATGTGGAGTTCGATTTAATTGATACAACTGGCATGTCGCAGGCCCAACTCAAAGAAATACCGTACACGGTCGTTAAGACCAGTCATGCGAAAcaagtcaaattaaaatatggtACATCCAATTCGAATAAGAa gaACCTAAATGTACAGTCAAAATCGTCGCATATGATACAAAATCCAGAATATAGTCGAAATACAAATGGTGCTGTTCCTGGCTTTAATCATGAGCATACCGATTCAGGTTTAGGCGGTGAACAAGAATACGAGGATAG ATGGATCCAATCAGCACGTCGATACGACCCAACCCGTTCCTCTGCGTCAACAACGCATGACGTAACTACCTCAGTCCACAATCCAAatccaaataatataaataataatccaaataatgcaataaataattgtgtaagtaatatgaatatgaatatgaGTATGGGTATGGGTCTTGATCCATCGATCCATCGATCCACACAGTCGTACGTAGGTCATGACGATCCACATCGTATTTTGAATACCAATACCAATACGTCATCGGCTACGTCATCATTTGTGAGTAAAACTTCATCTAGATTACAATTAGGGTCAGGCATTGGCACAGGCGCTACAAcatctaaatataataatatgctGACATCCGCTTCCTCTTCTGCTTATAATCAAACTCTTTTGGCAAGTAGAGGTTCTTCTGTTAATAGAGATTTATCTGTGAGACTTTTTGCCACTTTGGAACCGAAACACAATTCTGCTTCTAATAATAgctttaatcataatttattacctTATATTGgaacaaattatattaatcaaaatcaaaaccaaaaaatacaatACGTTCCAAATAATACGACGTCCACGTCCAATGATCATGGTCATGGCTCTAATTATTTGGGTTATGGTAGTTTGGGTCGCGTATTTGTACATCGTGACGGACCATTAAGATTACGCAAGAATCATGTTGTTTAA
- the LOC123302728 gene encoding band 4.1-like protein 4 isoform X2, with protein sequence MRDYFCFLCPTVRVINCSVFFLDDHTCEFPMEDNNTGQMLLEEVFHHLNLMETAYFGLRYLDSRNQTHWLDPTKTLHKQLNWNTSTSNRNTDTVPTYVLYFGVKFYAVDPCKLIEEITRYQFFLQVKQDVLQGRLPVSFEMAAELGGYIVQSELGDYDPQQLAPGYLSEFRFLHSQTVELENRIAEYHKANVGMPPSMAELNYLEKVKWLELYGVDLHAVLGEDNVDYFLGLTPSGIVVLRNTAIVGNYYWPRITKIHFTGCYFMLRVADKNNDESTYGFETPSKAACKHLWKCCLEHHAFFRLYQVSPSTAADIFGLGSRFRFSGRTEKQAAQDAKLCVRAPPSFSRTLSHRRNADGTKSERNGDNSQNKEIKLVSIPQPVQISDNPYRSLTNIGTTRSQKSELGGGNDSPRSTRSAPWTQSQQQKGLYGNGGTTQRSPSSLDAIVSTLQRSQQSNIRQRSSSVDSHSSTDSRSMRGVKYRHHQSRAHSDNESELSKSSNRSRRHRHSSGHRRSTGTDMDPSQMSSSKYEDLKLVESKQQWREVQRLKNGRSVQQANIVTNRRSSVVNSCHESESEMSYRQNASRRHRKHRSRSRSPAEAKAPWLSEELKKHVEFDLIDTTGMSQAQLKEIPYTVVKTSHAKQVKLKYGTSNSNKKNLNVQSKSSHMIQNPEYSRNTNGAVPGFNHEHTDSGLGGEQEYEDRWIQSARRYDPTRSSASTTHDVTTSVHNPNPNNINNNPNNAINNCVSNMNMNMSMGMGLDPSIHRSTQSYVGHDDPHRILNTNTNTSSATSSFMANDNHRYDQNPNLNKNTLNKSNGKNGGPVGATEMTTEL encoded by the exons ATGAGGGACTATTTTTGTTTCCTTTGTCCAACAGTTAGGGTGATTAATTGTTCCGTATTTTTTCTGGACGACCACACATGTGAATTTCCTATGGag GACAATAATACCGGTCAAATGTTATTGGAAGAAgtttttcatcatttaaatttaatggaaaCAGCGTATTTTGGATTACGATACTTGGATTCACGAAACCAAACACATTGGCTAGATCCCACAAAAACgttacataaacaattaaattggaATACATCGACGAGTAATCGTAATACGGATACAGTTCCGACTTATGTACTATATTTTGGTGTGAAATTTTATGCTGTCGATCCATGTAAATTAATCGAAGAAATTACTAG atatcaatttttcttaCAAGTTAAACAAGACGTTTTACAAGGAAGATTACCTGTTTCCTTTGAAATGGCTGCGGAATTGGGTGGTTACATAGTGCAat CGGAATTAGGCGATTACGATCCTCAACAATTAGCACCCGGTTATTTATCAGAATTTCGATTTCTACATAGCCAAACAGTTGAATTAGAAAATCGTATTGCTGAATATCATAAAGCTAATGT AGGAATGCCACCATCTATGGCCGAATTAAATTACCTAGAAAAAGTCAAATGGTTAGAATTATATGGAGTCGATTTACACGCAGTATTA ggTGAAGATaatgttgattattttttgggCCTAACACCGAGCGGTATTGTTGTGTTACGTAATACGGCGATTGTTGGTAATTATTATTGGccaagaattacaaaaattcattttactgGTTGCTATTTTATGTTACGGGTCGCTGataaaaat AACGATGAAAGTACGTATGGATTTGAAACACCATCGAAAGCAGCTTGTAAGCATCTATGGAAATGTTGCTTAGAACATCATGCTTTTTTTCGATTGTATCAAGTTTCACCGAGTACCGCCGCTGATATTTTTGGTTTAGGATCACGATTTCGATTTAG TGGGCGAACGGAAAAACAAGCTGCCCAAGATGCAAAATTATGTGTTCGTGCGCCACCATCGTTTTCTAGAACACTTTCTCATCGACGAAATGCTGATG gTACAAAATCAGAACGAAATGGAGATAATagtcaaaataaagaaattaaattagtttcaaTACCTCAACCGGTTCAAAT aTCGGATAATCCGTATAGATCATTAACAAATATCGGTACAACTAGATCTCAAAAATCTGAGCTTGGTGGTGGAAACGATTCGCCACGGAGTACAAGAAGTGCTCCATGGACTCAATCCCAACAGCAAAAAGGTTTATATGGAAATGGCGGTACCACACAACGGTCACCAAGTTCGTTAGATGCAATTGTTTCGACCTTACAACGATCACAGCAATCGAATATACGACAGCGATCATCCTCGGTGGATAGTCATAGTTCAACGGATTCGAGAAGTATGCGTGGCGTTAAATATCGTCATCATCAAAGTCGTGCACATTCCGATAATGAAAGTGAATTATCAAAGAGTTCGAATCGTTCACGACGACATCGACATTCATCGGGACATCGAAGATCTACAGGCACCGATATGGATCCTTCACAAATGTCTTCCTCCAAGTATGA ggaTTTAAAATTAGTCGAATCGAAACAGCAATGGCGTGAGGTACAAAGATTAAAGAACGGTCGAAGTGTTCAACAAGCGAACATCGTAACAAATCGTCGATCGAGTGTTGTAAATAGTTGTCATGAATCCGAATCAGAAATGTCGTATCGACAGAATGCTTCACGACGTCATCGAAAGCATCGATCCAGATCACGATCACCGGCCGAAGCAAAAGCACCATGGTTAAGTGAAGAATTAAAGAAACATGTGGAGTTCGATTTAATTGATACAACTGGCATGTCGCAGGCCCAACTCAAAGAAATACCGTACACGGTCGTTAAGACCAGTCATGCGAAAcaagtcaaattaaaatatggtACATCCAATTCGAATAAGAa gaACCTAAATGTACAGTCAAAATCGTCGCATATGATACAAAATCCAGAATATAGTCGAAATACAAATGGTGCTGTTCCTGGCTTTAATCATGAGCATACCGATTCAGGTTTAGGCGGTGAACAAGAATACGAGGATAG ATGGATCCAATCAGCACGTCGATACGACCCAACCCGTTCCTCTGCGTCAACAACGCATGACGTAACTACCTCAGTCCACAATCCAAatccaaataatataaataataatccaaataatgcaataaataattgtgtaagtaatatgaatatgaatatgaGTATGGGTATGGGTCTTGATCCATCGATCCATCGATCCACACAGTCGTACGTAGGTCATGACGATCCACATCGTATTTTGAATACCAATACCAATACGTCATCGGCTACGTCATCATTT atGGCAAATGATAATCATCGATATGATCAAaatccaaatttaaataagaatacGTTAAATAAATCGAATGGAAAAAATGGCGGACCTGTGGGAGCCACTGAAATGACCACtgaattatga